From the Chiloscyllium plagiosum isolate BGI_BamShark_2017 chromosome 10, ASM401019v2, whole genome shotgun sequence genome, the window TTGTGGAAATACTCAACAAGTCACAATGACATGCCGAGTTTGAGGGGAATAAATGCAACACGTGCTCAAGGTGGAATCAACTAgcaaacaacatttcaaagatataGACTTAGGAGGTTCAACACATGGAAGAAATTTTTCCTGAGAATGAGGTGTAACATGTTTATGCCATCACAAAAAGTAAAATATTAGGTCTTTTAAAGGAATGCAAATCCAGTGAAAAAGGACTTAGTCACAAAAATGTCTTTAAGAAACACTAAAATACACAGCCATGTCAGATAGAGTAACTAGTTAATCCAACATTACGTTTATCACTGCAGGATTCTAGACCACTAGTTAAATGACTCTTTGCACATTTAGCTGAAAATGAGATACATCACATGGCCCAATGCCAGTGCAAGCTGCATTTTTATGATTCAGTTACTTGATAAATGAGGTCTActgttttattttatcatttgATTACAGAGCAAATGACGCGAATCTCATCAAGCTTCAACAAGCTAAGCTCTGGGAATTGTAACTCCTTTGGGAATTAATATTTATCAATTTGTACTCAACAGTACATTGTGGAAAGTAAAAATCAGTTATGaggttttaaaattttcagttttattcataaattattttattttaaactcaCAATGCCTTAAAAGGAaagaactttattttaaattatgtgAAAAACTTCCTGATTTTTTGCTGAGATTTAGGTTCTGTTACAAACTGGTTAGAACAATGTGGATGTTTTGACTTCTCGTGAACTTTGTCATGACCATGACTCAGAAAACTAAAGTATTAGGACATTTTTAGCTCTAAATTCcaaaatatatcttttttttttaaagagggctGTTTCAGAACAACTCAAAGGTAAAAAGCAAACATCTATGTGCAACCAATGGGATGTCAGACATAAAGGTATTAAGGAAACTTCAAAGAGACTGAACTGTGATCTCTTGTGACTAAAGACATTGGGAAGATGATGCCTCTCTGCTCAACAAAAAGCCACCTCCCTGGATTATACCCCAACTGCAAGCATATTTAGTGTATTTCCCTTTGAAGAAAAGGGCAAGGATTAAAAAGACAGTTTCAACAGTACTGGAGTATACTGGTGGGATTGAATAATTGTGTACTAGCCTACATTCAGGTGTTTGCATGTTGTGAAGATCAACACTGAATGACTAACTCCAAGTCACCCTGTGTTGCAGGAAAAGATCCTACCTCAATGTGAGTGCTGTAAACCTATTAAAAAGGAAACAGCCTAATAAAGGAATCTCTCTCACCCTGAATGCTGAAATTCAATCACAGTTTAAAGGCATTAGAGCTATAGAACTTCGACCAATCCACAAAATCAAGATCCAGGAAGCTGACTATTCACATTGATATTCAACCATCCATTCTTTGTGAATAAATCAGAGACTGAACCATATCtacctctttttaaaaatcttttatctCTTTGGACTCAACTCTTACTTCTAATATTTATGTATTAGTGATGAATTACTAATTCTTCACCCATTTCGTCATTAATAATCTCACTCTTTTCGTTAATTCAAGTAAGCCTGAATAAATTGGCTTGTCTTAAAAACAGAAGTTCATTTAGCTCTGGGGAAAAGAGAAGAGATTCTTTGTAGTTTGATCTTGTTGCATATAACTAAAATAAGGGAGTGGGTTACCAAAGAAGGAAAGCCAGTTCATCTCTCCTCATCTGGGATCTTAACAGTTTCCGGTATTCCGTCTGGATCTGTAACAAACTGGGAAATCTCAATTGGGGTCTGCTCAGAGCAACTTGAATCAATTGAATGCACCATCCTTCTTTTTACCATCTCAGCTTTAATACTACCTACCTTCAtgtgttaattttaaaacaactttGCACACTTTCTGTTGaagtaattttgtaattttagcATTAGTTTAAAGTTTTAGGCAATGTTCTCactgttttattatttttctttaattctgtTACGTGCACCAACAGCCACTATTAATGACACATTAGTAAATGGTTCCTTTAACAAAAGCGTGCTGATAAATGCCTGCCTTAAGTGAGAGTTCTAGGGGACCTTCAATATTGATACCGACTCATCAATTAAAGCATATGACGCAATGAGCCCAAAGATTAATCATGAGAACTGATATCACACACTTTCTTATCTCAAACAAGCAGGCATAACCTCTTGGTCCTTCATTGTTATCTCAGTAGAAAGACATAAGATTTAATGAAATAACATAAAAACCATGAAGGGGACAATTGAATAGGCATCATAGGAAGCCAGCCAGGAGATAACAGGAAGTGGCATCTGTAATTCGCTATGCCCCTTATAATGATAATTAGTGATGAATCATGAATTGCCTGAACCAATCATGAGGTTAGGAAAACCATTAACTGTGCACAGAGGTACTAGCTAGCAAAGGTCAGTAAGCAGCAACTGTTAGCAACCAACTTTACAGCAAAAAGAAGAAAGATAATAGACTTCAATCAACAGAACACCATAAGAAACAGCATCACAGTCAACCGAAAGCTGAGAGCTGGAGGTCAAAAGGGAACAGGCTGTTTATCAGCTGCCTTTGTTCAGTATCGTTAATGTAATGAATTCTGGAAACAAGGACATACTTGTAACTGGCATTATTAATAATTAGTTGGAATGAAGCATTACTTTCAATTTGCTTCTCCCAACTTAGTCTGTAATTTGATTAAGAGATATCTTCAGTGCAGAGTGAACAAATGTCCACATTTGAGTAATATAATGAAAACTTCAGGACTCCCTTTGTGCTTAAAAATCATAAAAGGTCTCAGTACTAGAGAGAAGGAGATGATGGGCCTATTTATGGCCAGACAACTGCCAGCAATGAAACATCATGTGTGAAAATTTGGTAAGTACCCTAGCAGTGCTGAGGATGGAATAAAGCCTTAATGAGAAGAGAAGCCTACAGGAACATATGAAGGAATCAGCTGAAATTATGACATCTCATAACTTTCACATGCCATTGACCGTTCTTTAAGCTGTCAATACCAGTTAACAAGAATGTCAGGGTGAAAGCACATTAAATTACAAAGAGACAAGGAAACAAAAGCATGCTTTGACAAATGTGCAGGCGCAAGAGAACCATGACTTTAGGTTGAAGATTGGGTTTGAAACAAACAGCCAAGTCACAACCACAATCATGCATCACATCAATAATGTCCAAAGGAAATTAAGACATTGCTTGGTACCAGCCATTATCGGTTTACAACAACAAGTAGAATGTAAGTCATTTGACAAGAGCAGACTTGGATATTTCAAAGACAGTGATGATGAGTTATCTCTGCATTCTCCTGGAGATCAATCCGCCAAAGAAGCCTCAACAGGAATCAAATCCAAAAATAATACAAAGGgcattttgcaaaaaaaatttaTCTGAATAATCActgggtggagaaagtgaggactgcagatgctggagattagagctgaaattgtgttgctggaaaaactcagcaggtcaggcagcatgagcccttcctgaagaagggctcatgcccgaaacgtcgattcccctgctccttggatgctgcctgacctgctgcgcttttccagcaacacattttcagctcttatcacTGGGTGGAATCATTTTGGTACCTGAGCAATGTGGTCTATGgtaagatttgtggcagaatgaAATGAGACATCCAGTGAGGTCTATCTCAACATCACAACCTTTTGCTCCAGCTTTTATGCTATTAGCGAGTGGAATGGCAAGCTTCTCATTAGACAGCAGTGAGTTGTCAATTAAGGAGAATTATTGCATATTAAATATCTTGTTAACTCTCAATGTACCTCATTAATATGGAAGTCAGAGCAAGTGCCTGACAATTTCAGTTTGCCACATGCTCCATAGGACCTCTATATTGCTTTGGATCAAAAGGTATGACAGGGCAAAATCCTATGGGCATTTGAAGCACTTGCCCCTCATGCACAGACACTGACATCCAACAgttttgctcagtggttagcactgctgtcccacagcCCCAGAAACCAAGCTCAATTTTggccttgcacattctcccatgtctgcattggcTTCCTCCTCggctcgtttcctcccacagtccaaaaatgcaagCTAAgaggatgagccatgggaaatgcagggttgcagagaTAGAGTCGTGGCTTAGGTctggggatgctcttcagatttggactcgatgggctgattagcctgcttccacactgtaggaattctatgattctctataTTTGCCAACTCTTCATGATCATCATGGCACCGCTTAAATACATTTGCAgaactgtcactgtcactgtccccgatcaccAGGAGAATATCCTCCCTGTTCCCGATCACCTGGAGAATATCCTCACTGTTACTGTCCCTGATTACCGGGAGAATATCCTCACTGTTACTGTCTCTGATCACCATGAGAATACCCTCACTGTTACTGTCCCTGATCACCGGGAgaatatcctcactgtcactgtccccgatcaccAGGAGAATATCCTCCCTGTTCCCGATCACCTGGAGAATATCCTCACTGTTACTGTCCCTGATCACCGGGAGAATATCCTCACTGTTACTGTCCCTGATCACCGGGAGAATATCCTCACTGTTACTGTCTCTGATCACCATGAGAATACCCTCACTGTTACTGTCCCTGATCACCAGGAGAATATCCTCACTGTTACTGTCTCTGATTACCAGGAGAATATCCTCACTGTTACTGTCCCTGATCACCGGGAGAATATCCTCACTGTTACTGTCTCTGATCACCGGGAGAATATCATCACTGTTACTGTCCCTGATCACCGGGAGAATATCCGCACTGTTACTGTCCCTGATCACCGGGAGAATACCCTCACTGTTACTGTCCCTGATCACCGGGAGAATATCCTCATTGTTACTGTCTCTGATCACCGGGAGAATATCCTCACTGTTACTGTCCCTGATCACCGGGAGAATATCCTCACTGTTACTGTCTCTGATTACCGTGAGAATATCCTCACTGTTACTGTCTCTGATCACCGGGAGAATATCCTCACTGTTACTGTCCCTCATCACTGGAAGAATACCCTCACTGTTACTGTCCGTCATCACCGGGAGAATATCCTGATGGTTACTGTCTCTGATCACCAGGAGAATATCCTCACTGTTACTGTCCCTCATCACCGGGAGAATATCCTCACTGTTACTGTCCCTGATCACCGGGAGAATATCCTCACTGTTACTGACTCTGATCACCGGGAGAATATCCTCACTGTTACTGTCCCTCATCACCGGGAGAATATCTTCACTGTTACTGTCCGTCATCACCGGGAGAATATCATCACTGTTACTGTCCCTGATCACCGGGGAATATCCTCACTGTTACTGTCTCTGATCACCGGGAGAATATCCTCACTGTTACTGTGTCTGATCACCGGGAGAATATCCTCACTGTTACTGTCTCTGATCACCAGGAGAATATCCTCACTGTTACTGTCTCTGATCACCGGGAGAATATCCTCACTGTTACTGTCTCTGATCACCGAGAGAACATCCCCACTGTTACTGTCCCTGATCACCGGGAGAATATCCTCACAGTTACTGTCCCTCATCACCGGGAGAATATCCTCACTGTTACTGTCCCTGATCACCGGGAGAATATCCTCACTGTTACTGTCTCTGATCACCGGGAGAATATCCTCACTGTTACTGTCTTTGATCACCGGGAGAATATCCTCACTGTTACTGTCCCCGAGAGAATATCCTCACTGTTACTGTCTCTGATCACCGTGAGAATATCCTCACTGTTACTGTCTCTGATCACCGTGAGAATATCCTCACTGTTACTGTCTCTGATCACCGGGAGAATATCCTCACTGTTACTGTCCGTGATCACCGGGAGAATATCCTCACTGTTACTGTCTCTGATCACCGTGAGAATATCCTCACTGTTACTATCTCTGATCACCGGGAGAATATCCTCACTGTTACTGTCTCTGATCACTGGGAGAATATCCTCACTGTTACTGTCTCTGATCACCGGGAGAATATCCTCACTGTTACTGTCCCTGATCACCGGGAGAATATCCTCACTGTTACTGTCTCTATTCACCGGGAGATTATCCTCACTGTTACTGTCTCTGATCACCGGGAGAATATCCTCACTGTTACTGTCTCTGAACACCAGGAGAATATCCTCACTGTTACTGTCTCTATTGACCGGGAGATTATCCTCACTGTTACTGTCACTGATCACCGGGAGATTATCCTCACTGTTACTGTCTCTGATCACCGGGAGAATATCCTCACTGTTACTGTCACTGATCACCGGGAGAATATCCTCACTGTTACTGTCCCTGATCCCCAGGTGATCCGCGGCCTGCCAGTCCACACTCCGTACCATCTCAGAGCTGGCAACCAACATGCCACAGAGAAGAAGGAGAAAAAGACGAAAAGGAAAGGTAAATAAAgcgaaagaaaagagaaaatgcaaaaataaaacaaagaagaaaagtaGATGGGAGCAGATGGGCGCCAGGCAAGCAGCCCTGTTACTCTGCCGCCATCATACGCAGATTGAATTTGGTGATCAAATTGTTGCTTCTACCTCCAAAACTGAAAGGAAAGCTAGAGTCAAAACAATTCCCCGGGGTTCCTAACAGTCTCTGCTACAGCAacacagggcagcacagtggctcagtgcttagcactgttgcctcacagtgctgacTTAGGCAAGTATATCTTAAGAGTGGCACTTGGAACTCCAAATCCATCAGTTGGTGGGTTGCTTTCGTGACTTCCTGCCCTCCCCACCTGCAGCTACATAATTTGTTAGGCTTGTTCATCTTTGCTCTCCAAAAGGAGATGTACCGCACACTTGTGGGATCGCCATCGGGACCCATGTCAGGAGAGCTAATTCTGACAAAGGTGCTGGGCATGAGATATAAAGGGTTCAATCTTACCAGAAATCAGTATGTCATTTTCTTTTCGCAAGTTTTATGGCAGGTTCCCTTTGCGAGGCCTTACGagttttctcatgcaatcttcccaaactcacctcatcaaCTATGCACCACCCTATCATGGTACCTCACCGATCCTACCCTCCTCATTAACACGGGGGTTAGTGTTCACCAGTGTCAGGATATCCCAAAATCCCTGGTACCAGCGCCATCATTGAAGGCCAGCTATGTACCAGATCAGGTGTGGGCGAGGTGGAGGGCATGTTATGGGACAACAAACACAAATAAATGCTTATCAGCATGTATAGGTGGTGTGGCTGATGCTTCTTTACACAAACAGAGCCAATTTACAAAAGCTATTTTAAAAGATTGCAGCTTACTGAACTCATGACTGAAATTGAAAGAGCTTTTCTGCTGAAAACATCATGATTTATCCAGCAATGAATGGGGGAGAGTTACATGCATAATATGCATAAAATCAATCCTAGCTACCTAGACTAGTGTAGCCTCTATAGAAATTGACAGGAGAATTACCAAGACACTTCCATTCTGGCTGAAACAGTAGTGTCCCTATATACAGCTGAGTATCAACCGATTGAGGGGTTCAAGCGCTTAAGCAGAAGattcactaccactttctccaaCTTGGGGTGGAAAACTTTTTGAATTAGGAAATTCAATTGCTGTCTCTTCTCCATAGCTTAAAATTAGCTGACCAGGGAGGAAAGCCTGTACAGTTGCTCCTGACCAACTATTTtgtcactgaaagcaaacaaAAGATGGTAGAACATGGGGATTTGCTGTTTGCACATAACACAATGTAGATCAATGAATGCTGATTTTAATAAACCCAGTCAGAATCATTAGGAGTAAGAGTGAAAAATGTTGAGGTGCTAAGAGaaaggcacaaagccatgtcatTAGAGTGTCAAGAATGGTGTGAAATATTCAATTATCTAGCAACCATTTTTTTGACCAGAAAGCCAAAATTTGTTTTAACAAATTTATACAATTGCTAAGGTTACTCAACCAATAATAATTAATAAAAATAGCCCAACTCTTTTTCAAAAGTTTCATTGAAATATCATTTTGAATCAGCAACTATGAAATCTTAAATCACCATTAAATATAAAACTTTATTAGAAGTAAAGATAttctaaatatttatttagtCACAAAAATGCATTATCCCTACATAATGTTACAATCATTTACCAGTCTGAGTGATAAACTGCAAGTAGGTTTTGAGAACAgattataattttatataaatgGGACAACCATTACTGTGGCTTAGGTTTCAAAACGTTTTTCTAGCCAATGGACTAGAATTTAAAGCTTTAAAATAATCTTGTCATCAATATTTTAGAAGACAACATCATAAGATTAAAGTTGAAGTTATGCAGAGCAGATGCaataattaataatttaaaagtGTACAAAAGACAACCATTGAACTTAACAGTCCCAGCATAGCTATCATTGAGTATTCTGAAATTTAGATTTCACATTAGCAGTGGTGGCAATTATGTCAGTTAATTAGGTGTGATTGGGAGGAGGCAAATGGTTTACAGTACAACAGTACAAACACCTTGCAAAACATGTGAGCCATTATTTATTATCAATGAACAGTATTTTAACATGTGTAATAAAATGTACAATGTGATAAATACTGAGCTATTGAGATGAGAAAGAGTTCAGATTCATTTCTCTCTCCTCCTGAGCTGGCTGACCTTATGCAGGGTAGCCGTCAGGCTTAGAAGGGGAAGCGTTGCAGTAAACCTTTGTTGCTCACTATTTGTATTGAAACATACCTGTGTGAGCAGACAGTGAAGAGTAAGATCAAGCTTAGCTGTAACTCCTGATCTCAGTACAGCCATGTTAAAATTCAGCAAGACCTAAACCGTATCCAGGCTTATTGGAAAGGGAAAGTGATATTCACGCCACACAAGTCATAGAAATTGACAGTGTCaagcaagagaaaatctaaccacctCCCTTTGATCTTCAATAGCATTCCCATGACTGAAACATGCATTATCAAAATCCGGagattactgttgaccagaaattgaCCATACAAATACtgggctggaaaagcaggtcaaggCTGAGAATACTGAattgagtaactcatctcctgattcctcaaaaccTATCCACTATTTACAAGGCAGAAGTAAGGAattctggatgactgcagctccaaatACAGTCAAGAAGTTCAATACCACAGGACAAAACATACAAtttaattggcaccacacccactgcCTTTAACACTCACTACCTCCATACAGAGACAGTGTTGAGCACTgtatacaagatgtactgcagcaattcaccaaggctctttaaacagcaccttctaaacctgtgacctctaccacctaaaaggacacgagtagcagatacacaggaacaccatcacctgcaagtttccactcaagccactcaccatcctgacttgtaactaTGTTGTTGTTCTTTCGTTGTCATtcactcaaaatcctggaactccgtcATAACAGCGCTGTTGGTGTACCTAACCCggagacagcagcagttcaaccAGGCAGTTTGCCAACACCttctccaggtaaaaacaatgactgcagatgctggaaagcagattctggattagtggtgctggaagagcatttcaggagcatccaaggagcttcgaaatcgacgtttcgggcaaaagcccttcatcaggaataaaggcagtgagcctgaNNNNNNNNNNNNNNNNNNNNNNNNNNNNNNNNNNNNNNNNNNNNNNNNNNNNNNNNNNNNNNNNNNNNNNNNNNNNNNNNNNNNNNNNNNNNNNNNNNNNNNNNNNNNNNNNNNNNNNNNNNNNNNNNNNNNNNNNNNNNNNNNNNNNNNNNNNNNNNNNNNNNNNNNNNNNNNNNNNNNNNNNNNNNNNNNNNNNNNNNNNNNNNNNNNNNNNNNNNNNNNNNNNNNNNNNNNNNNNNNNNNNNNNNNNNNNNNNNNNNNNNNNNNNNNNNNNNNNNNNNNNNNNNNNNNNNNNNNNNNNNNNNNNNNNNNNNNNNNNNNNNNNNNNNNNNNNNNNNNNNNNNNNNNNNNNNNNNNNNNNNNNNNNNNNNNNNNNNNNNNNNNNNNNNNNNNNNNNNNNNNNNNNNNNNNNNNNNNNNNNNNNNNNNNNNNNNNNNNNNNNNNNNNNNNNNNNNNNNNNNNNNNNNNNNNNNNNNNNNNNNNNNNNNNNNNNNNNNNNNNNNNNNNNNNNNNNNNNNNNNNNNNNNNNNNNNNNNNNNNNNNNNNNNNNNNNNNNNNNNNNNNNNNNNNNNNNNNNNNNNNNNNNNNNNNNNNNNNNNNNNNNNNNNNNNNNNNNNNNNNNNNNNNNNNNNNNNNNNNNNNNNNNNNNNNNNNNNNNNNNNNNNNNNNNNNNNNNNNNNNNNNNNNNNNNNNNNNNNNNNNNNNNNNNNNNNNNNNNNNNNNNNNNNNNNNNNNNNNNNNNNNNNNNNNNNNNNNNNNNNNNNNNNNNNNNNNNNNNNNNNNNNNNNNNNNNNNNNNNNNNNNNNNNNNNNNNNNNNNNNNNNNNNNNNNNNNNNNNNNNNNNNNNNNNNNNNNNNNNNNNNNNNNNNNNNNNNNNNNNNNNNNNNNNNNNNNNNNNNNNNNNNNNNNNNNNNNNNNNNNNNNNNNNNNNNNNNNNNNNNNNNNNNNNNNNNNNNNNNNNNNNNNNNNNNNNNNNNNNNNNNNNNNNNNNNNNNNNNNNNNNNNNNNNNNNNNNNN encodes:
- the LOC122553937 gene encoding aspartate and serine-rich protein-like, producing the protein MLVASSEMVRSVDWQAADHLGIRDSNSEDILPVISDSNSEDILPVIRDSNSEDNLPVISDSNSEDNLPVNRDSNSEDILLVFRDSNSEDILPVIRDSNSEDNLPVNRDSNSEDILPVIRDSNSEDILPVIRDSNSEDILPVIRDSNSEDILPVIRDSNSEDILTVIRDSNSEDILPVITDSNSEDILPVIRDSNSEDILTVIRDSNSEDILTVIRDSNSEDILSGTVTVRIFSR